The following proteins come from a genomic window of Aspergillus luchuensis IFO 4308 DNA, chromosome 3, nearly complete sequence:
- the rim8 gene encoding pH response protein PalF (COG:K;~EggNog:ENOG410PIHK;~InterPro:IPR014756,IPR011021,IPR011022,IPR014752;~PFAM:PF00339), whose product MSVNPLPSQPPSPLGRNRSSLLSKFRSQLGQRNRSITDFYIEPDDPWRSYFPGDVISGTVVLTVVRPVRITHLVVCLHGFVKVFKNTVPPGEQAPDLGFLGPGRGRRGAEYLGNGLSTLFEDEVVLCGEGRLKEGIYKFRFEMCFPPYALPSSINFERGTISYMLTSTLTKPTTINPTSTCRRRVNVLENIDIAPFPPPKPRVVTLEPITRRSKSKAKAKSAGSDAPDTLSIDPSAHGGNSIDNRPPLSPAPSNVSSSSRRSNSSLSFQVPSDPSSSTSTGMRNSEARSITPSTTDRTIMAKAEVLRAGVLPGDTLPINVTINHCKQVRSAHGIIVTLYRQGRIDLQPAIPMGKPADGKKPIYEDYYPRSRTGLGGLTLGSSRTTGVFRKDLAQTFAPLVVDPTNLTALVKTSIRVPEDTFPTITRTPGSMINFRYYVEVVVDLRGKLTSPDRFLPRFNMVSSGGNFSSSGQVLNPADVNNSVITANWAGNILDTDQIRREKGVVAVMFEVVIGTRDSQRGVKAAERTPSTSAPVDPNQQPAGPDGETWNTDQSPTPNAEGEYVAQEDYGFPREPSHWPEYAGQEYPGEPQAYHPGEMVSTPPADEPSDEKSRLRRAEQMLLPSRPPDDAGVGPSEMAIPTAPVLPEDDHLNDYHHLPSPTDNGTPRAVISAESVQTVVPGSSAAGASGSEPPGEDKQELERQRLMTEVSAPDDVEVMEAPDRSTDAPTAPVFHDDEGDHQLVGSAARGDEALPRYQR is encoded by the exons ATGTCCGTCAACCCTCTCCCCTCACAACCCCCCTCGCCGCTCGGTCGGAATCGCagctccctcctctccaaatTTCGCTCCCAACTCGGTCAACGAAATCGCAGCATCACCGACTTCTATATCGAACCGGACGATCCTTGGCGCTCATACTTTCCCGGGGATGTGATCAGTGGGACCGTGGTCCTTACAGTGGTACGGCCCGTTCGCATTACACATCTGGTGGTCTGTCTCCATGGCTTTGTCAAGGTCTTCAAGAACACCGTGCCCCCGGGTGAACAGGCCCCGGATTTGGGCTTTTTGGGGCCGGGGCGCGGGCGTCGCGGTGCCGAATATCTGGGAAATGGCCTGTCTACACTGTTCGAAGACGAGGTCGTACTTTGCGGGGAAGGTCGGCTTAAAGAAGGGATCTACAAGTTTCGCTTTGAGATGTGCTTTCCCCCGTATGCGCTACCCAGTAGCATCAAT TTCGAACGAGGCACGATATCATATATGCTTACGTCCACCCTGACCAAACCGACGACGATCAACCCGACCTCGACGTGCCGGAGACGCGTCAACGTCCTAGAAAACATTGACATCGCGCCCTTTCCCCCACCTAAGCCGCGCGTCGTCACCCTCGAGCCGATAACCCGACGGTCCAAGTCGAAGGCAAAGGCCAAGTCAGCCGGATCTGACGCGCCTGATACACTCTCCATCGATCCGTCAGCCCACGGCGGCAACAGTATTGACAACCGACCCCCTCTGAGCCCGGCGCCCAGCAATGTCAGCTCATCGAGTCGGCGGAGCAATAGCAGTTTGAGCTTCCAGGTTCCCAGCGACCCAAGCTCATCGACGAGCACTGGAATGCGGAACAGCGAAGCCCGGAGCATCACCCCCTCCACGACGGATCGGACCATTATGGCCAAGGCAGAAGTGCTGCGCGCAGGCGTGTTGCCGGGGGATACCTTGCCGATTAATGTCACCATCAACCACTGCAAGCAGGTGCGCAGCGCGCATGGGATCATCGTGACACTGTATCGCCAGGGGCGGATTGATCTCCAACCCGCGATCCCGATGGGGAAACCCGCGGATGGCAAGAAGCCCATTTACGAAGACTACTATCCGCGTTCGCGGACCGGCTTAGGCGGCCTGACACTTGGCAGCAGCCGCACCACCGGGGTGTTCCGCAAGGATCTAGCGCAGACATTTGCACCGCTGGTGGTGGACCCCACAAACCTCACCGCGCTGGTGAAGACCTCAATCCGGGTGCCCGAGGATACGTTTCCGACCATCACGCGCACACCGGGGAGCATGATCAATTTCCGGTACTATGTGGAAGTGGTAGTCGACTTGCGGGGCAAGCTCACCTCGCCCGACCGGTTTCTGCCCCGGTTCAACATGGTCTCCTCGGGCGGCAACTTCTCCTCCAGCGGGCAGGTGTTGAACCCGGCAGATGTCAACAACAGCGTGATCACGGCGAATTGGGCGGGTAACATCCTGGACACCGATCAGATTCGACGTGAAAAGGGCgtggtggcggtgatgtTCGAAGTGGTCATTGGGACGCGTGACTCGCAGCGCGGCGTGAAGGCAGCAGAGCGCACGCCTTCCACGTCCGCTCCAGTGGATCCCAATCAGCAGCCCGCTGGCCCGGACGGCGAGACATGGAATACCGACCAGTCCCCGACCCCCAACGCCGAAGGTGAATATGTGGCGCAAGAAGACTACGGCTTCCCGCGGGAACCATCCCACTGGCCTGAATACGCAGGTCAGGAGTACCCAGGCGAGCCACAGGCATATCACCCTGGGGAGATGGTGTCGACGCCGCCGGCCGACGAGCCGAGCGATGAAAAGAGCCGGCTCCGGCGGGCTGAGCAGATGCTCCTGCCGAGTCGCCCACCTGACGATGCCGGGGTTGGACCATCTGAGATGGCGATTCCGACGGCGCCAGTGCTGCCGGAGGACGACCATCTTAacgactaccaccacctGCCGTCACCGACGGATAATGGGACCCCGCGGGCGGTGATCTCTGCGGAGTCGGTGCAGACCGTCGTGCCTGGAAGCAGCGCGGCGGGCGCGAGTGGATCCGAACCGCCTGGAGAGGACAAGCAGGAGCTTGAGCGACAGCGGTTGATGACAGAAGTCAGTGCGCCCGACGATGTGGAAGTTATGGAGGCGCCTGACAGGTCGACGGATGCGCCGACGGCGCCGGTGTTTCACGACGACGAAGGCGACCATCAGCTGGTAGGCAGCGCGGCGCGCGGCGATGAGGCATTACCGCGATATCAGCggtaa
- a CDS encoding putative secretory component protein shr3 (COG:U;~EggNog:ENOG410PNPV;~InterPro:IPR013248;~PFAM:PF08229;~TransMembrane:3 (n4-15c20/21o53-74i81-100o147-165i)), with the protein MKIIITATSFFLGLIFSLFPYDYPILWSTTPTPATHFDYFESHLRFLHASPPLIPRILHIVIFLGLLGLIMKLYKPSESNMLFDGASLVLYMCGITVYIANIVKGLRLVSGGVYGDELVKGAANGGGEGDEGVEQGQILGREDSLKVLAASNTILALVLVGVLVLQAGQWYAERKEAQEVESFSTSSSKKGGSEKSEAQEGGSKKKRN; encoded by the coding sequence atgaaaataataataacagcaacatccttcttcctcggcctcatcttctccctcttcccctacGACTACCCCATCCTCTGGTCGACGACACCCACGCCCGCAACGCACTTCGACTACTTCGAATCGCACCTGCGATTCCTGCACGCCTCGCCGCCGCTAATCCCGCGGATCCTGCACATCGTGATCTTCCTGGGCTTGCTCGGTCTGATCATGAAACTGTACAAACCGTCGGAATCGAATATGTTGTTCGATGGCGCCAGTCTCGTGCTGTATATGTGTGGGATTACGGTTTACATTGCGAATATTGTCaaggggttgaggttggttAGTGGCGGGGTTTATGGGGATGAGTTGGTCAAAGGTGCTGCGAATGGaggtggggaaggggatgaagGGGTTGAGCAGGGGCAGATTCTGGGTAGGGAGGATAGTTTGAAGGTGTTGGCGGCGAGTAATACTATCCTTGCGCTggtgttggttggggtgttggtgttgcagGCGGGGCAGTGGTATGccgagaggaaggaggcgcAGGAGGTGGAGAGTTTtagtacttcttcttcgaagaaggggggaagtgAGAAGAGTGAGGCTCAGGAGGGGGggagtaagaagaagaggaattga
- a CDS encoding uncharacterized protein (COG:S;~EggNog:ENOG410PMR8) — MAHSLPTPFTPNSDFAALESHRFSTGPITITALARFEFEAGKANDGTKIMMIEWEDDAIARSSSFPGGSWHVAWEGKTAVLPADEKTSDNTRRMYFLLPPHVTIPPTVTLSYEPPAHAPPSAKNPEPMQLNPLPAIFPPELGADGRSAGKKGVLHTIWAKKRLQVLEKEIRDECLNNAEGIALHMALQEKEWIESNFGVSLSPDGPKVVGQSHPDPHYPMGPATPVSPSSGGKLGEKLKGLKLQTSERELSPKEASARHLLSPQSPDVAVSSFNSFHSIHRPTRSPAPAAPEALRTVVHYPPESVQAQQNVEHHTGFASMGGMARTASADSGEELFAKALSPRTPDLPRSPFSFRPEGLQM, encoded by the exons ATGGCTCACTCGCTCCCTACGCCTTTCACTCCAAACAGTGACTTTGCTGCCCTCGAATCCCACCGCTTCTCCACGGGTCCCATCACTATCACCGCCCTGGCCCGCTTCGAGTTCGAGGCGGGCAAAGCCAACGATGGCACCAAAATCATGATGATCGAGTGGGAGGACGACGCTATAgctcgctcctcctccttccccggGGGTTCCTGGCATGTTGCCTGGGAGGGTAAAACCGCCGTTCTTCCTGCCGATGAGAAGACGAGCGACAACACCCGTCGAATGTACTTTCTACTGCCGCCACACGTTACTATCCCTCCCACCGTCACCCTGTCATACGAGCCCCCGGCTCACGCACCCCCGTCCGCCAAGAACCCCGAACCCATGCAATTGAATCCGCTGCCGGCGATATTTCCTCCAGAGCTCGGTGCTGATGGTCGCTCGGCGGGCAAGAAGGGTGTGCTACATACGATATGGGCGAAGAAGCGGCTGCAGGTGCTGGAAAAGGAGATTCGGGATGAATGTCTGAACAACGCCGAGGGGATTGCGCTGCACATGGCTctgcaggagaaggaatGGATCGAGTCCAACTTTGGTGTGTCGCTGTCTCCGGACGGGCCCAAGGTGGTCGGGCAGAGTCACCCAGATCCGCATTACCCTATGGGGCCTGCGACGCCGGTATCACCCAGCAGTGGAGGCAAGCTGggcgagaagctcaagggGCTGAAACTGCAGACGAGCGAGCGGGAACTGTCCCCGAAGGAGG CCTCCGCGCGACATCTACTATCTCCCCAGTCCCCCGACGTGGCCGTCTCCTCGTTCAACTCCTTCCACAGTATACATCGCCCGACGCGCAGTCCTGCGCCCGCAGCGCCAGAAGCCCTACGAACGGTGGTGCACTACCCACCGGAGTCAGTACAGGCACAGCAGAATGTCGAACACCACACGGGCTTCGCCTCGATGGGAGGGATGGCGCGCACAGCGAGCGCCGACTCAGGCGAGGAACTATTCGCAAAAGCACTGAGCCCGCGGACGCCAGACCTGCCGCGGAGTCCATTTTCATTCCGACCGGAGGGACTGCAGATGTGA
- a CDS encoding uncharacterized protein (COG:S;~EggNog:ENOG410PS1X), whose product MPAKPILHPLRTPKNMTFPSELQPDNGVRLGAPGKQQDESLSTPITPPAAYTEFLKSFTPVFTPDGNGGTVTRFVWDKANKTPTSQPASAVSGSFSFPEPTRPATATLPPPSPYGSAPHGRDMMSLRRLRIPPPMRYSPTLETPRSATTPVLSPYSYSYSPADWKMRYWDGPRSATVGRVSVRHVVTHTVTYKRTQLEDPPKGKRRKHNETKQEEEEEDS is encoded by the coding sequence ATGCCTGCCAAACCAATTCTTCATCCGTTGCGGACGCCCAAGAACATGACGTTCCCTTCGGAACTACAACCAGACAATGGAGTGAGGTTAGGCGCTCCAGGAAAGCAACAAGATGAGAGTCTCTCAACACCTATAACACCTCCCGCTGCATACACCGAATTCCTCAAATCATTCACGCCGGTCTTTACCCCGGATGGCAACGGAGGTACCGTCACCCGCTTCGTCTGGGACAAGGCCAACAAGACCCCCACATCCCAACCAGCCAGCGCAGTCAGTGGTTCATTCAGCTTCCCCGAACCAACCAGACCAGCTACAGCAACATTACCCCCTCCGTCACCCTATGGAAGTGCACCGCACGGTCGTGACATGATGAGTCTGCGTCGCTTGCGCATCCCGCCGCCAATGCGGTATTCCCCTACGCTGGAGACGCCGCGCAGTGCAACGACGCCCGTCCTATCACCGTACTCTTACTCGTACTCCCCGGCCGATTGGAAGATGCGCTACTGGGATGGCCCCCGGAGTGCAACGGTGGGGAGAGTCAGCGTGCGTCATGTTGTCACTCACACGGTGACGTATAAGCGGACGCAACTTGAGGATCCGCCCAAGGGGAAGCGGAGAAAGCATAACGAGAccaagcaggaggaggaagaagaagattccTAA
- a CDS encoding uncharacterized protein (COG:T;~EggNog:ENOG410PV4U;~InterPro:IPR000719,IPR011009;~PFAM:PF00069;~go_function: GO:0004672 - protein kinase activity [Evidence IEA];~go_function: GO:0005524 - ATP binding [Evidence IEA];~go_process: GO:0006468 - protein phosphorylation [Evidence IEA]), with product MLSYLWRLFSPALTALRYFGYLSYRAFGFLSHIFPLSIGSHPPQSGKLDDLEAASHPAGDDTSTSHCETYTLQLHPQHDLEVIEIGSSFQIYEVNDDIFLKSPLFYVPPGNNASERAQQHYASNTLFQMNQLQNERTVLQLLQNQPHPNIIESIDTHYPEGIYLRKYHPLSEDKLPPQRQRIRWYRDLTHALCHIHSLGVVHADVRMDSISLDDHDCVILSDFGASSPIGAPNDVSPISGPSPTLSEKTDIFAMGSLIYQMEHGVKPELSVDSHGMLVLPSIHTGRPMLDSIIRDAWLGGYGCTKEMLQRIEAIDTIGDDDFAQGRQGQSFSTRELRSRVREWRDGREDRFGSVLDGVLSEDHLQSLADRYGLDRGAGLRF from the exons ATGCTGTCATATCTCTGGCGACTTTTTTCGCCAGCATTGACTGCACTGCGCTACTTCGGCTATCTTAGTTATCGCGCATTCGGCTTCTTATCTCATATATTTCCGCTATCCATCGGATCTCACCCGCCTCAATCCGGAAAACTTGACGATCTTGAGGCGGCTAGTCATCCGGCTGGTGATGATACCTCAACATCGCACTGCGAGACGTACACTCTACAATTGCACCCTCAACACGACTTGGAAGTCATTGAAATTGGATCTTCTTTTCAGATCTACGAAGTGAATGACGACATATTCCTCAAATCACCCTTATTCTATGTACCACCTGGAAACAATGCCTCGGAGCGCGCCCAACAACACTACGCCTCAAACACCCTCTTTCAGATGAACCAATTACAAAACGAACGAACTGTCCTACAACTACTTCAAAACCAACCACACCCCAACATCATAGAATCAATTGATACCCACTATCCAGAGGGCATCTACCTCCGCAAATACCATCCACTATCCGAGGATAAACTCCCCCCTCAACGCCAACGAATTCGGTGGTACCGCGATCTCACTCATGCACTATGCCATATCCACAGCCTTGGCGTCGTGCACGCAGATGTCCGGATGGACAGTATTTCTCTAGATGACCACGACTGTGTGATTCTCTCTGACTTTGGCGCTTCCAGCCCTATTGGTGCGCCAAATGATGTTTCTCCGATAAGCGGCCCCTCGCCGACGTTATCTGAGAAAACAGATATATTCGCCATGGGGTCGCTGATATATCAAATGGAACATGGTGTTAAGCCTGAACTGTCTGTCGACAGTCATGGTATGTTAGTCCTGCCGAGTATACACACCGGCCGGCCTATGCTTGATAGTATTATTCGAGATGCGTGGCTGGGGGGTTATGGCTGTACCAAGGAGATGTTGCAGCGAATTGAGGCTATTGATACtatcggtgatgatgattttgCTCAGGGTCGTCAAGGTCAATCTTTTTCAACAAGAGAACTGAGAAGTCGTGTGCGGGAATGGAGGGATGGTCGTGAGGATAGATTTG GCAGTGTTCTCGATGGTGTACTCTCCGAAGACCATTTACAGAGCCTAGCTGACCGGTATGGATTGGATAGAGGTGCAGGTTTACGCTTTTGA
- a CDS encoding Zn(II)2Cys6 transcription factor (COG:K;~EggNog:ENOG410PFWM;~InterPro:IPR036864,IPR021858,IPR001138;~PFAM:PF00172,PF11951;~go_function: GO:0000981 - DNA-binding transcription factor activity, RNA polymerase II-specific [Evidence IEA];~go_function: GO:0008270 - zinc ion binding [Evidence IEA];~go_process: GO:0006355 - regulation of transcription, DNA-templated [Evidence IEA]): protein MPAAAKKRSTPVRISPVKSEECSQSPSASEGTSTGSTDKNQLKLHKRSRSGCFTCRLRRKKCDEKHPSCGACVNLCVKCEYKRPIWWGNAEQRRIQKERIKNKIKQTKMHERNGALTDSAARTRSMAVPSPTSPEYEFGRPAFPEQYDIFASHLPTPAMNQPIYAPTHPYEIDVKTERHTFVNDVPLRHDSCSSTFSTFAPPQLNAPLPTFPSEDWFHDEYFAQVPALPGIDPALCEQSIGQTYAMLQSNIPVSDHDRPLLDHFIHNVLRIIFPVLEAHQRGHLRAQAILQALETNKCYLHCCLSVAAIHLKTTEGLVGEQIDHDIMRNRFEAVSQLCLALGEDTNHEEILDATLAMIFFHCSVGPADDYLPDIPWFEHFQAASNLVHRLGLPTAVPACGNPYMLPPFTMTLASWIDILGSTMHGKTPEFAHTYRAKHLSGSSLGLRELMGCDDRVMYLISEITCLDALKRDGRIDEMGVCSHVSALGQQLEFTEPVNQTLESPFLPNGAFSPEILTKNITAAFRLAARIYLCSLVPGFDRNQPSTVNLVAAVANVLYVIPSGPEGFDRSLVWPILIAGAYSAPDSHFRTVLADRAAALGEHAELGSFGRMYRVLKEVWRVSDESIEPIEPVETVEPVESASAPEERRSSSASSCSDAPVKAEGSQSPKESLVPWGAKEMKKPFLHWREIMQQNGWDYLLL, encoded by the exons ATGCCTGCCGCAGCAAAGAAGAGGTCGACTCCCGTCCGGATCTCGCCAGTCAAGTCCGAAGAGTGTTCGCAGTCACCGTCAGCCAGTGAGGGTACCTCCACGGGGTCTACAGACAAGAACCAGCTCAAGTTACACAAGCGATCTCGCTCTG GTTGCTTCACATGCCGCCTGCGCCGAAAGAAGTGTGATGAGAAGCATCCCTCCTGCGGAGCCTGTGTAAATCTGTGTGTGAAATGCGAATACAAACGCCCTATCTGGTGGGGAAACGCAGAGCAACGGAGGATCCAGAAGGAACGCATCAAGaacaagatcaagcagaCTAAGATGCATGAGCGCAATGGGGCTCTGACAG ATTCCGCCGCTCGTACTCGCAGCATGGCTGTACCTTCCCCAACTTCTCCGGAATACGAATTCGGTCGCCCTGCCTTTCCAGAGCAGTACGATATCTTCGCTTCACACCTTCCCACCCCGGCCATGAACCAACCCATCTATGCCCCGACCCACCCCTATGAGATCGATGTGAAGACCGAAAGACATACCTTTGTCAATGATGTCCCCTTGCGCCACGACTCATGCAGCTCGACCTTCAGCACTTTTGCTCCACCGCAGTTGAATGCCCCGCTACCGACCTTCCCCAGTGAAGACTGGTTCCACGACGAGTACTTCGCTCAAGTGCCTGCCCTGCCTGGAATCGACCCGGCGCTGTGTGAACAGAGTATCGGCCAGACGTACGCCATGCTTCAGTCCAATATCCCTGTTAGCGACCATGACCGGCCACTCCTCGACCACTTCATTCACAATGTCTTGCGCATTATCTTTCCCGTCTTGGAGGCACACCAGCGTGGACACCTCCGAGCCCAGGCCATCCTGCAAGCTTTGGAGACGAACAAGTGCTACCTCCACTGCTGTCTGAGTGTTGCCGCCATCCACCTCAAGACTACGGAAGGACTCGTTGGGGAACAGATCGACCACGACATCATGCGCAATCGCTTCGAGGCTGTTTCGCAATTGTGCCTGGCATTGGGCGAAGACACCAACCACGAGGAGATCCTGGATGCGACGCTAgccatgatcttcttccactgctcCGTGGGACCGGCCGATGATTACCTACCGGATATTCCGTGGTTCGAGCACTTCCAGGCTGCCTCCAACCTTGTGCATCGGCTTGGGCTTCCGACGGCAGTTCCCGCCTGCGGGAACCCGTACATGCTACCCCCCTTCACCATGACTCTGGCATCGTGGATTGACATTCTTGGATCGACCATGCACGGCAAGACTCCGGAATTCGCACACACCTACCGTGCCAAGCACCTCAGCGGCTCGTCTCTGGGGCTCCGCGAGCTCATGGGCTGCGACGACCGTGTCATGTACCTGATTTCGGAGATCACCTGTCTGGACGCATTGAAGAGAGACGGCCGAATCGACGAGATGGGCGTGTGTTCGCATGTCTCGGCTCTGGGACAGCAACTAGAGTTCACCGAACCCGTGAATCAGACGCTCGAAAGCCCATTCTTACCGAACGGAGCCTTTTCTCCCGAGATCCTCACCAAGAACATCACGGCCGCTTTCCGCCTCGCCGCAAGAATCTACTTGTGCAGTCTGGTCCCGGGGTTTGACCGAAACCAACCGAGCACCGTCAATCTGGTCGCCGCTGTTGCCAATGTTCTCTATGTTATCCCTTCGGGCCCCGAAGGCTTTGATCGCTCGCTCGTTTGGCCGATTCTGATCGCCGGAGCATACTCAGCACCCGATAGCCATTTCCGCACCGTCCTCGCCGATCGAGCTGCTGCTCTTGGCGAGCATGCCGAACTCGGTAGCTTTGGCCGTATGTACCGCGTCCTGAAGGAGGTATGGCGTGTGTCTGATGAGTCCATCGAACCCATCGAGCCGGTCGAGACCGTCGAACCTGTCGAATCCGCTTCTGCCCCGGAAGAGCGACGGTCCTCATCCGCCTCCTCATGCTCCGACGCGCCTGTGAAGGCCGAGGGCTCTCAGTCTCCCAAGGAAAGCCTCGTGCCATGGGgagcgaaggagatgaaaaaACCATTCCTACACTGGCGGGAGATCATGCAACAGAATGGCTGGGACTACCTTCTTCTCTAA
- a CDS encoding M48 family metallopeptidase (COG:O;~EggNog:ENOG410PKTX;~InterPro:IPR001915;~MEROPS:MER0026545;~PFAM:PF01435;~TransMembrane:1 (i97-115o);~go_function: GO:0004222 - metalloendopeptidase activity [Evidence IEA];~go_process: GO:0006508 - proteolysis [Evidence IEA]), with translation MFRLPIVRAFFRASPQPVTAPSLLYSTRIPSHIPRSTPLIRRLSSRTRGTSSTVFSPSRHFSRQSQSRLFSESARSRAKYNRFEEPQFPRLQDGEHLQLWLVLIAIGGSFYVYNLETVELTGRTRFNCVSDELEKQMGDHEYHAIMNRAEGLILPPWHHISEEVTRVFERLIAHTPVQDTKWEVHVINDMSEQNAFVLPNGKVFVYTGILPVCGNADGLAAVLGHEIAHVLAHHQAERMSHSVPSVILTYGLVYLLGGLGHFASQMLDWSVNLPNTRVQEAEADNIGLMLMAKACYNPRAVVDFWNHMHKTERVRVPEFMSTHPSAFNRMQSMSERLYKAESLYENSGCHMVRGYIPDFTDAVDHYAGPQERAPPIRSHHPRGGHHGRGHHEQIQPGDSSDGDYFF, from the exons ATGTTTCGTCTCCCGATAGTGCGCGCGTTCTTCCGCGCATCGCCCCAGCCGGTCACGGCTCCCTCGCTCCTCTACTCTACCCGCATCCCCTCTCACATTCCTCGCTCCACACCTCTGATCCGACGTCTGTCGTCAAGAACTCGTGGGACCTCTTCAACGGTCTTCTCGCCTTCGAGACACTTTTCTCGTCAATCGCAGTCCCGGCTTTTCTCCGAGTCCGCCCGCAGCCGTGCGAAGTATAATCGATTCGAAGAACCGCAGTTTCCCAGACTCCAAGATGGCGAGCATTTGCAGCTCTGGCTCGTACTCATTGCCATCGGAGGAAGCTTCTATGTCTATAATCTGGAGACTGTGGAG CTGACCGGCCGCACTCGATTCAACTGCGTATCCGACGAGCTCGAGAAACAGATGGGAGACCACGAATACCATGCAATCATGAACAGAGCTGAAGGCTTGATTCTACCTCCGTGGCATCATATCTCTGAAGAAGTGACCCGAGTCTTCGAGCGGCTGATCGCTCATACACCCGTCCAAGACACGAAATGGGAGGTGCACGTTATCAACGATATGTCGGAGCAGAACGCATTTGTCCTTCCGAA TGGAAAAGTATTCGTGTATACTGGCATCTTGCCGGTTTGCGGAAATGCTGATGGTCTTGCGGCGGTGCTGGGCCATGAGATCGCTCATGTGCTGGCCCATCACCAGGCTGAACGTATGAGCCATTCTGTTCCCAGTGTCATTTTGACCTATGGGCTGGTATATCTGCTTGGCGGTCTCGGACATTTCGCGTCTCAGATGTTGGATTGGTCTGTCAATTTGCCAAACACACGGGTGCAGGAG GCTGAGGCAGACAACATCGGGCTGA TGCTAATGGCCAAGGCTTGTTACAACCCCCGTGCCGTAGTTGATTT CTGGAACCACATGCACAAGACTGAAAGAGTTCGTGTGCCTGAGTTCATGTCCACACATCCATCA GCATTCAACCGAATGCAATCAATGAGCGAAAG GCTATACAAAGCCGAATCCCTGTACGAAAACAGCGGATGCCATATGGTCAGAGGCTACA TCCCTGATTTCACCGACGCAGTCGACCACTACGCAGGTCCCCAGGAGAGAGCTCCCCCTATCAGGAGCCATCATCCGAGAGGTGGTCACCATGGCAGAGGCCATCATGAACAAATCCAGCCTGGTGATAGCTCAGACGGCGATTACTTCTTCTGA